In Bacillus sp. KH172YL63, one genomic interval encodes:
- a CDS encoding DUF58 domain-containing protein, giving the protein MTKSSRSLSGRLLFQDKGILPTKRLLLSFLLFTLVMLVASLVGLSWTMIFMLNGLFIAVSLIDLAFSPTKKEVDVKRGIPEQMERGLSYPIQLNMKNVSRRDMSFRIIDGTPQSFQTPFPLQGNLSGESKGTLTYDAVAPVRGDYHLEKIYLRYRSSFGLWEKQKTVKHHDQVKVIPDLTETKKVLEDAQRYLLYEGTKIRKQQSGTGEFAKIRNYVLGDDPRKINWRQTAKLREVMTNEYEPEHGKYMTILIDCGRMMGAELKEGNRLEKSIEAALTVAAAALQNGDYVSVLAFSKGVHVYIPPAKGMAHLQTILQRIYNLEVDGAESNYASVLHYVQTVQKKRSLLLLFSDIHNFLHENSALYYLQRLRRQHMFMMIGIEDEMIMRRIKTEPVDIRHAMMKSMAQKQMLVKKREKAKWEKQGLLMVETREEKLAATAVSYYIDMMNRGLL; this is encoded by the coding sequence TTGACCAAGTCATCCAGGAGCTTATCGGGTCGATTACTGTTCCAAGATAAAGGCATCCTGCCGACAAAGAGACTGCTGTTGTCCTTTCTTCTTTTTACCCTTGTGATGCTTGTTGCATCACTGGTTGGATTGTCATGGACGATGATCTTTATGCTGAACGGCCTCTTCATCGCGGTGAGTCTCATAGACCTGGCTTTCTCCCCTACTAAAAAAGAGGTGGACGTAAAACGGGGAATCCCTGAACAGATGGAAAGGGGCCTCTCATATCCAATTCAATTGAATATGAAAAATGTATCCCGCCGTGACATGTCATTTCGTATCATAGACGGTACGCCGCAAAGCTTTCAAACCCCATTTCCATTACAGGGGAACCTCTCTGGAGAAAGTAAGGGGACGCTTACGTATGATGCAGTTGCGCCGGTAAGGGGTGACTATCATCTGGAAAAGATTTATCTCCGTTATCGGAGTTCTTTTGGATTATGGGAGAAACAAAAGACGGTGAAGCATCACGATCAAGTGAAAGTCATACCAGATTTGACCGAAACGAAAAAAGTATTGGAGGATGCCCAGAGGTACCTCCTGTATGAAGGCACGAAGATAAGAAAGCAGCAGAGCGGGACCGGAGAATTCGCCAAGATCAGGAATTACGTCCTCGGAGACGATCCCCGTAAGATCAACTGGCGTCAGACAGCCAAGCTCAGGGAAGTGATGACCAATGAGTACGAGCCTGAGCATGGAAAATATATGACGATCCTGATCGACTGCGGCAGGATGATGGGAGCCGAGCTGAAGGAAGGGAACCGGCTGGAGAAATCCATCGAGGCGGCCCTGACCGTTGCGGCCGCAGCCCTTCAAAACGGGGACTATGTATCGGTGCTTGCTTTTAGCAAAGGCGTGCATGTGTACATCCCGCCTGCAAAAGGAATGGCCCACTTGCAGACGATTCTTCAGCGCATCTACAATCTGGAGGTGGACGGAGCAGAATCCAATTATGCGTCGGTTCTTCATTACGTCCAGACGGTGCAAAAGAAAAGAAGTCTGCTCTTGTTATTCAGTGATATCCACAATTTTCTCCATGAGAACAGTGCCCTCTATTATTTACAGCGCTTAAGAAGACAGCATATGTTCATGATGATCGGGATTGAAGACGAAATGATCATGCGCCGGATCAAAACAGAGCCTGTCGATATCCGGCATGCGATGATGAAGAGCATGGCACAGAAGCAGATGCTTGTGAAAAAGAGGGAAAAAGCCAAATGGGAAAAACAAGGCCTCCTGATGGTGGAGACCCGTGAAGAGAAATTGGCCGCGACGGCCGTATCATACTATATCGATATGATGAACCGGGGGCTATTATAG
- a CDS encoding RDD family protein — MHEEQVDIRTPEFVSLQFQPAGLGSRATALMIDQLILGVFNTLVVLLTIYITWGSVAPFGIPMFSVDSTLWSLVIILLFVVNWGYFFALEYFWAGKTVGKRLLGIRVMQENGHSVTLLSCFIRNLLRIIDMLPIAYFIGIMMIFLHSKHKRLGDIVAGTLVVHERRVKGKRKEKGIEKEIRNRGLSQQSLPVDEWAIKQLGTKEWNLVKTYANRFRQLPLAERNALTKKLAAILFPKLELPMEGKTYEEFEDTLLLLYMALREEWEIEL; from the coding sequence TTGCACGAAGAACAAGTAGATATCAGAACCCCCGAATTTGTGTCCCTTCAATTTCAACCGGCCGGATTAGGGAGCAGGGCCACAGCCCTGATGATTGATCAACTGATACTGGGTGTGTTCAATACACTGGTTGTGCTGCTCACCATTTATATCACCTGGGGGAGCGTAGCACCATTCGGTATTCCGATGTTCAGCGTGGACTCTACGCTGTGGTCACTTGTCATCATCCTCTTATTTGTCGTGAACTGGGGATACTTCTTCGCACTCGAATACTTCTGGGCAGGAAAGACAGTGGGAAAAAGACTGCTTGGCATCCGGGTCATGCAAGAGAATGGTCACAGTGTTACGCTCCTGTCCTGCTTCATCCGGAATCTCCTGAGAATCATCGATATGCTGCCGATCGCTTATTTCATTGGGATCATGATGATCTTCCTCCATTCCAAGCATAAGCGGCTTGGGGATATTGTGGCAGGCACCCTTGTCGTGCATGAGCGCAGGGTGAAAGGGAAGAGGAAAGAAAAGGGCATCGAAAAAGAAATCCGCAACCGGGGACTTTCCCAACAAAGTCTACCGGTGGACGAGTGGGCCATCAAGCAGCTCGGCACGAAGGAATGGAATCTCGTCAAAACGTACGCGAACCGTTTCAGGCAGCTGCCCCTGGCAGAACGGAATGCCCTTACCAAAAAACTCGCCGCAATCCTGTTCCCGAAACTCGAATTGCCGATGGAAGGAAAAACCTACGAAGAATTTGAAGATACACTGCTCCTCCTCTACATGGCATTGAGGGAAGAATGGGAAATTGAATTGTAG
- the liaF gene encoding cell wall-active antibiotics response protein LiaF → MFNRLRSDGISWIILIGTLLILLEVSFYDGGVLVFLSIAAFCIYIGRKKLPRTSGKILLWFGIISLAINIFNTVAFKFLLFGILLVIIVRFADSKKHPKYITPTIKETFTQSHEPLVLKRAALQNEWFGQKRTPDDVYEWNDINIQGLIGDSIIDVGNTVLPKGTSVVSIRNILGNIEILIPYDVEVSIHHSVLAGSIEIFDEVEPKAINQSLYYQTPGYDSAVQRVKIVTSMWVGDLEVKRI, encoded by the coding sequence ATGTTTAATCGTTTACGTTCTGACGGAATCAGCTGGATCATATTAATCGGTACGCTCTTAATCCTGTTGGAAGTGTCCTTTTATGACGGGGGGGTTCTTGTCTTTCTTTCGATTGCCGCCTTCTGCATTTATATCGGGCGCAAGAAGCTGCCGAGGACGTCGGGGAAAATCCTGCTGTGGTTCGGGATCATCAGCCTTGCGATCAATATTTTCAACACGGTGGCGTTTAAGTTCCTTCTGTTCGGCATCCTGCTTGTGATCATCGTCCGATTTGCCGATTCAAAGAAGCATCCTAAATACATCACCCCAACAATCAAAGAAACGTTTACACAAAGCCATGAACCGCTTGTGTTGAAGCGGGCCGCCCTGCAAAATGAATGGTTTGGTCAGAAACGTACGCCGGATGATGTGTATGAATGGAATGATATCAATATACAGGGATTGATCGGGGATTCGATCATTGATGTCGGGAATACGGTGCTGCCAAAGGGGACGTCGGTCGTGTCGATCCGGAACATCCTTGGGAATATAGAGATCCTCATCCCTTACGATGTGGAAGTGAGCATTCATCACTCGGTTCTCGCCGGTTCGATCGAAATTTTTGATGAAGTGGAGCCGAAAGCCATCAATCAGTCGCTCTATTATCAGACGCCTGGTTATGATTCGGCCGTTCAACGGGTGAAGATCGTCACCTCCATGTGGGTCGGGGATTTAGAGGTGAAGAGAATATGA
- a CDS encoding DUF4129 domain-containing protein, with amino-acid sequence MLDENKARDHIEDILNGKEYRAYRERNDDLMTSLWEKAKEWIEGLLGKINPAFEPTGAASSSILIILIVIAVAVLLVFTFAAIRNGARRRKFRSNKPLQSLNEMNWSYSRHLEEALKQESLGDYSKATRHIFLALLLYFHEQSYLEAKAWKTNWEYYDELRKVNQGWADRFYELALLFDEVAYGEREVEATEYLHCKEEVLRWVDAGNDPAFNRVIERGGEH; translated from the coding sequence GTGTTGGATGAAAACAAAGCAAGGGATCACATCGAGGACATCCTGAATGGAAAAGAGTACAGAGCTTATCGGGAAAGAAATGACGACTTGATGACAAGCCTGTGGGAAAAAGCAAAGGAATGGATAGAGGGACTGCTCGGAAAGATCAATCCTGCTTTCGAGCCGACAGGCGCTGCTTCATCAAGCATCCTGATCATATTGATTGTGATCGCGGTGGCTGTCCTCCTCGTCTTCACTTTCGCTGCAATCCGCAACGGGGCAAGAAGGAGAAAGTTCCGGTCCAATAAGCCCCTTCAATCCTTGAATGAAATGAATTGGTCCTATTCAAGGCATCTGGAGGAAGCATTGAAGCAGGAATCACTCGGGGATTACTCAAAGGCGACCCGCCACATTTTCCTGGCACTTCTCCTGTATTTCCATGAACAGTCGTATCTTGAAGCAAAGGCATGGAAAACGAACTGGGAATATTATGATGAGCTAAGGAAAGTGAACCAAGGGTGGGCTGATCGCTTTTATGAGCTTGCCCTTTTATTCGATGAAGTGGCATATGGGGAACGTGAAGTGGAGGCGACTGAGTATCTCCACTGTAAAGAGGAAGTCCTCCGCTGGGTGGATGCCGGGAATGATCCGGCATTCAATCGTGTCATAGAAAGGGGAGGGGAACATTGA
- a CDS encoding phospholipase D-like domain-containing protein, which produces MRTKRISLAVISSLFLLTGGLVQPQEGMEAEAATQSAVISEVAWMGTTGSYNDEWIELHNPTSSPVTLDGWVLEAQDGSPSINLTGSIPANDYFLLERTSDSTISTVTADQIYTGSLGNSNEILYLKDAAGTVVDEVDSWYAGDNSTKAAMARVDSSVSGTVSTNWSTATASYEGGFGTPKAANGGGAPATGTESLTNVSEEPGAINVYFNKSASTQYAMPGNEANYNVNLEDRLLKRLNEATTSIDLATYEINLPRIIDALMNKAAQGVDVRILADAKDGTDPHYAERYETMRLYLEKLVRGQDGTVGTADDAHILSDSPMFVVEDAAKRSDYNLPADFTDFPQRSVTVGSTATTGYMFVEGEWKAADSYYSPGNQMHNKFAVVDGKWVFTGSWNYTITGLYGSEENMNQGILDGNQQHVVEVHSPELAAIYKTEFDEMWGSGTTTPDNKVSNFSTRKIDNTPHSLTIGGDTVEIYFSSGDDAVGRMTELVKNEADENAYFTIFAWSDQALVDELKNKWEGSYTDNQGTLTGFDVKGLFDPSFWNQWWSASIEMTGRTASQTSTNNPNTRWANPAPVYAANETRKLHAKTMLIDADTDSDPTVIVGSTNWSENGNNVNDENMLIIHDAAITNQFLQEFNARYVNAGGAVQ; this is translated from the coding sequence ATGAGGACAAAAAGAATATCATTAGCGGTCATCAGCAGTCTATTTCTACTGACGGGCGGGCTCGTCCAGCCACAGGAAGGGATGGAGGCGGAAGCAGCAACACAGTCGGCCGTCATCAGCGAAGTGGCATGGATGGGCACGACAGGGTCTTATAACGATGAATGGATCGAATTACATAACCCCACTTCATCCCCCGTCACGCTGGATGGGTGGGTCCTTGAAGCGCAGGACGGATCACCAAGCATAAACCTTACTGGATCGATTCCGGCAAATGACTATTTTCTGTTGGAAAGAACGAGTGACAGCACTATCTCAACGGTCACAGCCGATCAGATTTATACTGGGAGCCTAGGCAATTCAAACGAAATCCTGTATTTAAAAGATGCTGCCGGTACGGTTGTGGATGAAGTGGACAGCTGGTATGCAGGGGACAACTCGACAAAGGCGGCGATGGCACGGGTCGATTCCTCTGTCAGCGGGACGGTATCAACGAATTGGAGCACGGCAACCGCTTCCTATGAAGGCGGGTTCGGCACCCCTAAAGCGGCAAATGGCGGCGGGGCACCTGCAACCGGCACTGAATCCCTCACCAATGTAAGCGAGGAGCCCGGTGCGATCAACGTATATTTCAATAAAAGTGCGTCTACACAATATGCGATGCCTGGGAACGAAGCAAATTACAACGTCAATCTTGAAGATCGCCTGCTGAAAAGGCTGAATGAAGCGACGACTTCCATTGACCTGGCCACCTATGAAATCAACCTGCCGCGGATCATCGATGCGCTCATGAACAAAGCGGCGCAGGGAGTGGACGTCCGGATCCTCGCTGATGCGAAGGACGGCACAGACCCTCATTATGCAGAACGCTATGAAACAATGCGATTGTACCTGGAAAAACTCGTCCGGGGCCAGGACGGGACAGTCGGTACAGCCGATGATGCCCATATCCTGTCCGATTCACCGATGTTTGTCGTCGAAGACGCAGCGAAACGCTCAGACTACAATCTTCCGGCAGACTTCACAGACTTCCCCCAGCGCAGCGTCACGGTCGGAAGCACGGCAACAACCGGCTATATGTTTGTTGAAGGAGAATGGAAAGCTGCAGACAGCTATTACTCTCCTGGCAATCAGATGCACAATAAATTCGCCGTCGTTGACGGAAAATGGGTCTTCACAGGGAGCTGGAACTACACCATCACAGGACTGTACGGGTCTGAAGAAAATATGAACCAGGGCATCCTGGATGGCAATCAACAACATGTTGTGGAAGTGCATTCCCCGGAGCTTGCGGCCATTTACAAAACCGAATTCGATGAAATGTGGGGAAGCGGGACAACAACCCCTGATAACAAAGTTTCCAACTTCAGCACCCGGAAAATCGATAACACGCCTCATTCCCTTACAATTGGCGGAGATACGGTAGAAATCTACTTCTCATCCGGTGACGACGCTGTCGGCCGCATGACCGAACTTGTAAAAAACGAAGCCGACGAAAATGCATACTTCACCATATTCGCCTGGAGTGACCAGGCACTGGTAGATGAACTGAAGAACAAGTGGGAAGGCAGCTATACAGATAATCAAGGGACGCTCACAGGCTTTGATGTAAAAGGACTGTTCGATCCGAGCTTCTGGAACCAATGGTGGTCTGCAAGCATTGAAATGACCGGCAGAACCGCTTCCCAGACAAGTACAAACAATCCAAACACACGCTGGGCAAACCCGGCACCAGTCTATGCGGCCAACGAAACCCGCAAGCTCCACGCCAAAACGATGCTCATCGACGCTGACACCGACAGCGACCCGACCGTCATCGTCGGCTCAACAAACTGGAGCGAAAACGGCAATAACGTAAACGACGAAAACATGCTCATCATCCATGATGCAGCCATCACCAACCAATTCCTCCAAGAGTTCAACGCACGATACGTGAACGCCGGCGGAGCGGTGCAATAG
- a CDS encoding response regulator transcription factor: MIKVVFVDDHEMVRIGVSSYLSAQADIDVIGEASDGKEGVQLALDLRPDIILMDLVMKEMDGIQATKEIIGQWPDAKIIIVTSFLDDDKVYPALEAGAVSYMLKTSKASEIAEAVRKTHSGQSILEPEVTGKMMTRMRQKTVSHPHEELTNRELEILLLMTQGKTNQEIADELFIALKTVKTHVSNILSKLAVQDRTQAVIYAFKHHLAE; the protein is encoded by the coding sequence ATGATTAAAGTGGTATTTGTGGACGATCATGAAATGGTCCGGATTGGGGTATCATCGTATTTGTCTGCCCAGGCTGATATCGATGTGATTGGGGAGGCATCAGACGGAAAAGAAGGCGTGCAGCTTGCCCTTGACCTCCGACCGGATATCATCCTGATGGATCTCGTCATGAAAGAAATGGATGGCATCCAGGCGACGAAGGAAATCATCGGACAATGGCCGGACGCCAAGATCATCATCGTCACGAGCTTCCTCGATGACGATAAAGTATATCCGGCCCTTGAAGCAGGCGCCGTCAGCTATATGCTGAAAACGTCGAAAGCGAGTGAGATCGCAGAAGCCGTCCGGAAGACGCATAGTGGCCAATCGATCCTTGAACCGGAAGTGACGGGGAAGATGATGACCCGTATGAGGCAGAAAACCGTTTCCCATCCCCATGAAGAACTCACGAACCGTGAACTCGAAATCCTTCTCCTCATGACGCAGGGGAAAACAAATCAGGAAATCGCCGATGAATTGTTCATCGCCCTTAAGACAGTGAAGACACACGTGAGCAATATCCTTTCCAAGCTCGCCGTACAAGACCGGACGCAGGCTGTGATATATGCGTTTAAACATCATTTGGCTGAATGA
- a CDS encoding AAA family ATPase — translation MKPEITSLMEKYEERIVGQGMNLKLLLSSILAGGHVLIEGVPGTGKTQMVKTLSRLLGGSFNRIQFTPDLLPSDITGSTIYNLKDSSFQTIKGPIFTNVLLADEINRTPAKTQAALLEAMEEKQVTIQGETYPLEEVFFVVATQNPIEFEGTYPLPEAQQDRFLFKLNIDFPSFKEEKNVLKQVIESRIETSEIGAVLDMETFLTIRKEIEDVTLSDAVLDYIMQIVRKTRETESIRFGASTRAAISIGKAGRAWAYLSGRDYVTPDDIKLVAKPALRHRIQLSPHVELEGMTIDQVIQELIGSITVPR, via the coding sequence TTGAAACCAGAAATCACATCCTTAATGGAGAAGTATGAAGAACGCATCGTTGGACAGGGAATGAATCTTAAACTCTTATTATCTTCCATTCTTGCAGGGGGACATGTGCTGATCGAGGGTGTCCCGGGAACGGGGAAGACCCAGATGGTGAAGACACTGTCCCGGCTGCTTGGTGGCAGCTTTAACCGGATTCAGTTCACCCCGGACCTGCTGCCGAGCGATATTACCGGCAGCACAATTTACAATCTGAAGGACAGCAGCTTCCAAACGATCAAGGGGCCGATCTTCACCAATGTGCTGTTGGCCGACGAAATCAACCGGACGCCGGCGAAGACCCAGGCTGCGCTGTTAGAGGCCATGGAAGAAAAACAGGTCACAATCCAAGGGGAGACGTACCCGCTTGAAGAGGTCTTCTTTGTGGTGGCAACCCAGAATCCGATCGAATTCGAGGGGACGTACCCACTCCCGGAAGCACAGCAGGACCGGTTCCTGTTTAAACTGAATATCGATTTTCCATCGTTTAAAGAAGAGAAAAATGTACTGAAGCAGGTAATCGAGTCTCGTATCGAAACGAGTGAAATCGGAGCGGTCCTCGATATGGAAACCTTTTTAACAATCAGGAAGGAAATTGAAGACGTCACCCTCAGCGATGCGGTCCTGGATTATATCATGCAGATTGTCAGGAAAACCCGTGAAACCGAGTCGATCCGCTTCGGGGCAAGTACAAGGGCGGCGATCTCGATCGGGAAGGCGGGAAGGGCATGGGCCTATCTGTCCGGGCGGGATTATGTCACACCGGACGATATCAAGCTCGTGGCAAAACCGGCGCTGAGGCACCGCATCCAGTTATCCCCGCATGTAGAATTGGAGGGAATGACCATTGACCAAGTCATCCAGGAGCTTATCGGGTCGATTACTGTTCCAAGATAA
- a CDS encoding stage II sporulation protein M: protein MNVKQFVKQHRGDWKALEDLLGQLRKKKNMTSASIDQFNSLYQKAAQNLSYSQTYFPGEEVTDYLNGLVSKSHNLLYKDQMSSGKQIGHFFSTAFIGLLLDQWKFIVIAAVLFTIGACGAFLSVMNDPVHVYSILPAEMAQGVDPGNLGSSDGEVDSSLMSASIMTNNIKVSFLAFAGGVTFGLLTLYLLVYNGIIVGALAAVFWHHGMSYEFWAYIELTAIFIAGGAGRFQLKEQAKRSVQLLLGTIPLFVIAGIIEGFITPAAISLPAKYAVAFLTVIGLIAYMVIGKMRMSRGRL, encoded by the coding sequence ATGAACGTGAAGCAATTTGTCAAACAGCACCGGGGTGATTGGAAGGCGCTTGAGGACCTCCTCGGTCAGCTTCGGAAAAAGAAGAACATGACAAGCGCATCCATCGATCAGTTCAACTCCCTCTATCAGAAAGCTGCACAGAATCTATCTTACAGCCAGACGTATTTTCCGGGAGAAGAGGTGACCGATTATTTAAACGGCCTCGTCTCGAAGTCTCATAATCTATTATATAAAGATCAAATGTCGAGCGGTAAGCAGATCGGTCACTTTTTTTCCACCGCGTTTATCGGGCTGCTCCTTGATCAGTGGAAATTCATCGTCATCGCAGCGGTCTTATTTACAATCGGTGCCTGCGGGGCGTTTCTTTCCGTCATGAATGACCCTGTTCATGTGTATTCAATCCTGCCAGCCGAAATGGCCCAGGGAGTGGATCCGGGAAATCTTGGCAGCAGTGACGGGGAAGTGGACTCCTCGCTTATGTCGGCTTCGATCATGACCAATAATATCAAAGTGTCCTTCCTGGCGTTTGCCGGCGGTGTGACGTTCGGGTTATTGACGCTTTATCTTCTCGTATACAACGGCATCATTGTCGGGGCACTCGCCGCCGTCTTCTGGCATCACGGGATGAGCTATGAGTTCTGGGCTTATATCGAGCTTACTGCGATCTTCATCGCTGGGGGTGCAGGGCGCTTTCAATTGAAAGAACAGGCAAAGCGATCAGTCCAGCTTCTCCTCGGTACGATTCCATTGTTCGTCATTGCCGGCATCATCGAAGGCTTCATTACGCCTGCCGCCATCTCCCTTCCGGCCAAATATGCGGTTGCTTTTCTGACCGTCATCGGCTTGATCGCTTATATGGTGATCGGCAAGATGCGGATGAGCCGTGGGAGGCTATAA
- a CDS encoding DUF4350 domain-containing protein, translating to MKATIKTWIPLVGLIGLFIVAGMFLSPDKLKEYPAYVSDSPSPSGVKALYTYLENEGDSVRRWTLSPDRLPKKGSGQLLVIIEPFSMPGQKDLNEYKDFMKQGNTVLLLKENPKGMFDVKTSRVEAEGSPAVLHDRDGHTYETAILPDFRLETGEGDTVLLKDIEGAIAYSSPIGKGQLIVSTAPQWVTNENLLEKDHLPLVLLLLEKGGVEKGIILIDEYLHGGESRETFVSLYPQWLLLLLLQLAIAALLGLWMRGKRFGGILVPREEMVRFSDERIQALSAWYVKGKQYKASLEIQSDYVRVLFQERWGIPTGKDWTELKEPLGRRMNGVSEKELRSFLSGIKSVLGKERINKQEYIWWSKKIDRFRKEVEDR from the coding sequence TTGAAGGCGACGATCAAAACGTGGATACCGCTGGTGGGACTGATCGGTCTTTTCATCGTGGCCGGAATGTTCCTTTCGCCCGACAAGCTGAAGGAGTATCCTGCCTATGTGTCTGATTCTCCCTCTCCTTCAGGTGTAAAAGCACTCTACACCTATTTGGAAAACGAAGGGGATTCGGTGCGGCGATGGACGCTCTCACCTGACCGGCTTCCCAAAAAAGGATCCGGGCAGCTGCTCGTCATCATAGAGCCTTTTTCCATGCCGGGACAGAAAGACTTGAACGAGTATAAGGATTTTATGAAGCAGGGGAATACCGTCCTTCTTTTGAAAGAGAATCCAAAAGGCATGTTCGATGTAAAAACAAGCAGAGTAGAGGCAGAGGGATCTCCTGCAGTGCTCCATGATCGTGACGGTCATACATACGAGACAGCCATTCTCCCCGATTTCAGGTTAGAAACGGGTGAAGGGGACACAGTCCTGTTGAAAGATATCGAAGGTGCGATTGCCTACTCGTCTCCTATTGGAAAGGGTCAATTGATCGTTTCCACCGCGCCCCAATGGGTGACCAATGAGAATCTCCTTGAGAAGGACCACCTTCCCTTGGTTCTTCTTCTGTTAGAAAAAGGAGGCGTGGAGAAGGGGATTATCCTCATCGATGAATATCTCCACGGGGGAGAAAGCAGGGAAACCTTTGTCTCACTGTATCCCCAGTGGCTATTGCTCCTTCTCCTTCAATTGGCGATTGCTGCCTTGCTCGGGCTTTGGATGAGAGGAAAGCGGTTCGGGGGCATTCTCGTCCCACGTGAAGAGATGGTGCGTTTCAGTGATGAACGGATCCAGGCGCTGTCTGCATGGTATGTAAAAGGGAAGCAATACAAGGCGTCGCTTGAGATCCAGTCTGACTATGTCAGGGTGCTGTTTCAGGAACGCTGGGGGATCCCGACAGGAAAAGACTGGACCGAACTGAAGGAGCCTCTCGGTCGGCGCATGAACGGTGTGTCCGAGAAGGAACTCCGATCATTCCTCTCAGGGATAAAGAGCGTACTTGGGAAAGAACGGATCAACAAGCAGGAATATATATGGTGGTCAAAGAAGATTGATAGATTCAGGAAAGAGGTGGAGGATCGTTGA
- a CDS encoding sensor histidine kinase: MTTVSKQVLAGIAFSLVMVVFFSLSFFYLYPLQDWSLLWEVEIMDLPGAGFILVVSIFIGIIFGVGTGLKDKRQLRELEDALLYIEQGKSISIPETATPEVKQVWKKVDALGKHLAEQARYSRKLANEKAEEQEKRIQEIVSQERNRFARELHDSVSQQLFAASMLMSAITETGQPGRTPHEEKQLGMVERMIHQSQLEMRALLLHLRPVALKGKNLQEGMKELLIELAQKVPLDIEWKIEEMTLDKGIEDHLFRILQESVSNTLRHAKASSLDIRLIKRESIIILRVVDDGEGFDVNESKVTSSYGLQNMRERAIEIGGTFKIISVPNKGTSLEVKVPVTEEEGESND, encoded by the coding sequence ATGACTACAGTCAGTAAGCAGGTGCTTGCAGGCATCGCCTTTTCCCTTGTGATGGTCGTGTTTTTTTCCCTTTCATTCTTTTATTTATATCCTTTGCAGGACTGGTCACTGCTGTGGGAAGTGGAGATCATGGACTTGCCGGGGGCAGGCTTCATCCTCGTTGTCAGCATCTTCATCGGTATCATTTTCGGGGTTGGAACGGGCTTGAAGGATAAGCGGCAGCTGAGGGAGCTTGAGGATGCACTGTTGTACATCGAACAAGGAAAAAGCATCTCCATTCCGGAAACGGCGACGCCTGAAGTGAAACAGGTGTGGAAAAAGGTCGATGCACTGGGGAAGCATCTTGCAGAGCAGGCAAGATATTCACGAAAGCTTGCGAATGAAAAGGCAGAAGAGCAGGAAAAAAGGATTCAGGAAATCGTGTCCCAGGAAAGAAACCGGTTTGCCAGGGAGCTGCACGATTCGGTCAGTCAACAACTGTTTGCCGCGTCGATGCTGATGTCTGCGATCACAGAAACCGGTCAGCCCGGCAGGACCCCTCATGAAGAGAAACAGCTGGGGATGGTCGAGCGGATGATCCACCAATCCCAGCTTGAGATGAGGGCACTCCTTCTCCACCTCCGCCCTGTGGCGCTGAAGGGCAAGAACCTTCAGGAAGGGATGAAGGAGCTGTTGATTGAACTTGCTCAGAAGGTCCCTCTGGATATTGAATGGAAAATCGAAGAGATGACCCTTGATAAAGGGATCGAAGACCATCTCTTCCGGATCTTGCAGGAATCGGTTTCCAACACCCTCCGCCATGCCAAGGCATCCTCCCTGGATATCCGATTGATTAAAAGGGAATCCATCATCATATTGCGGGTGGTGGATGATGGAGAGGGCTTTGATGTGAATGAATCGAAGGTGACAAGCTCCTATGGTCTTCAAAATATGAGGGAGCGTGCGATTGAAATAGGCGGGACGTTCAAGATCATCAGCGTACCGAATAAGGGAACAAGCTTGGAAGTGAAGGTTCCTGTTACAGAGGAGGAAGGTGAAAGCAATGATTAA